A part of Bacillus rossius redtenbacheri isolate Brsri chromosome 1, Brsri_v3, whole genome shotgun sequence genomic DNA contains:
- the LOC134528144 gene encoding zinc finger protein 300-like, giving the protein MNYYHLSEQFHGVQQLSAMKFNTDSIPHDAVLITNTVDGKIQYFQHGGGVVSTAGAIQGVPVAVPASGASGHTFNLSQHGQQPVVINASLGWNTVNRFSDEGGRSGPVLNIPFAGQAGTAVLTVQPAHPSAMWPIRLVQSAPAAAAVDCKDAGESEQKQEQDAPKNNGETFSRSVSQCTSASDEPGESQQKCVASYVVSQTECYKPQSNGQLTVPKCFPSSFSENVHQGLKYVSTSCQTVKWQTSLVTEQAPAGETENAGATSNKKKKNYKKRLRPGEIRMLTALDGSLLFCCPECNVAYPERELLNQHSMSHKLQRRFRCGICDAALKRKEHLDQHMKGHNDDRPFQCTVCSKGFKRNEHLTRHYVIHSGIKDFVCVECGKAFARKDHLHKHTQMHIAKKVKAELKQARSEKNTAQPVMRLYDIKQESFEPAQFFQSVC; this is encoded by the coding sequence ATGAACTACTACCATCTTTCCGAACAGTTTCATGGTGTTCAGCAACTATCAGCAATGAAATTTAACACAGACTCGATTCCCCACGATGCAGTGCTCATTACGAACACAGTAGATGGGAAGATCCAGTATTTCCAGCACGGTGGCGGTGTGGTCTCGACGGCGGGGGCCATCCAGGGCGTCCCGGTCGCGGTGCCCGCCTCCGGTGCGTCCGGCCACACCTTCAACCTGTCTCAGCACGGTCAGCAGCCGGTCGTCATCAACGCTTCCCTGGGCTGGAACACCGTGAACCGCTTCAGCGACGAGGGGGGCAGGAGCGGGCCGGTGCTGAACATCCCGTTTGCCGGGCAAGCGGGCACGGCCGTGCTGACGGTGCAGCCGGCCCACCCCTCCGCCATGTGGCCCATCAGGCTGGTGCAGAGCGCCCCGGCCGCAGCTGCCGTCGACTGCAAGGATGCCGGAGAGTCGGAGCAGAAGCAGGAGCAAGATGCGCCCAAGAACAACGGTGAAACCTTCAGCAGATCTGTCTCCCAGTGCACTTCGGCCAGCGACGAGCCGGGGGAGAGTCAGCAGAAGTGCGTGGCGAGTTATGTGGTTTCTCAGACCGAGTGCTACAAACCCCAGTCGAACGGACAGTTGACGGTCCCCAAATGTTTTCCTTCTAGTTTTTCTGAAAACGTTCATCAGGGTCTGAAATACGTCAGCACTTCGTGCCAGACCGTGAAGTGGCAGACCAGTTTGGTCACGGAGCAGGCGCCGGCGGGGGAGACGGAAAACGCGGGCGCCACCTCCaacaagaagaagaaaaactaCAAGAAGCGGTTGCGGCCGGGAGAGATACGCATGCTGACCGCGCTGGACGGCTCTCTGCTCTTCTGCTGCCCAGAGTGCAACGTGGCGTACCCTGAGCGGGAGCTGTTGAACCAGCACTCGATGAGTCACAAACTGCAGCGTCGGTTCAGATGCGGTATCTGCGATGCGGCTCTCAAAAGGAAGGAGCACCTGGACCAGCACATGAAGGGCCACAATGACGACCGGCCGTTCCAGTGCACGGTGTGCTCGAAGGGCTTCAAGAGGAACGAGCACCTGACCAGGCATTACGTCATTCACTCGGGCATCAAGGACTTTGTTTGCGTCGAGTGCGGGAAGGCGTTTGCTCGCAAGGACCACCTCCACAAGCACACGCAGATGCACATAGCGAAGAAAGTGAAGGCGGAGCTGAAACAGGCGCGCTCCGAGAAAAATACTGCACAGCCAGTCATGAGACTTTATGACATTAAGCAGGAGAGTTTCGAACCTGCACAATTTTTCCAGTCGGTATGTTGA